The following proteins are encoded in a genomic region of Molothrus aeneus isolate 106 chromosome 14, BPBGC_Maene_1.0, whole genome shotgun sequence:
- the ARR3 gene encoding arrestin-C codes for MADGSKVFKKTSPNSKLSLYLGKRDYVDNVDSVESVDGVCLIDPEYLKDRKVYVTLTCAFRYGRDDLDVIGLTFRKDIYVLTTQLYPPVPDQAPKTLTPLQEKLMKKLGENAYPFTFEIATNLPCSITLQPGPDDVGKACGVDFEVKGFCAENLEEKIHKRNSVRLIIRKVQFAPLQTGPAPRAETTRQFMMSDKPLHLEASLDREIYYHGDPINVTVNINNTTNKVVKKIKISVDQITDVVLYSLDKYTKTVCTEEINETVAANSTFSKTYSVTPLLSSNRQKRGLALDGKLKHEDTNLASTTILRPGMDKEVLGILVSYKVKVNLVVSRGGILGDLTASDVGVEMPVILMHPKPDDSKPRSEEDIVIEEFARQKLKGEKDDEDEKEEAEKEES; via the exons ATGGCAGATGGATCAAA GGTTTTCAAGAAGACCAGCCCCAACAGCAAG ctctccctgtaCCTGGGGAAGAGAGACTATGTGGATAACGTGGATTCAGTGGAATCTGTAG ATGGTGTCTGCCTGATCGACCCAGAGTACCTGAAGGACAGGAAAG TGTATGTGACGCTGACCTGCGCCTTCCGCTACGGCCGCGATGACCTCGACGTGATCGGCCTGACCTTCAGGAAGGACATCTACGTGCTGACCACCCAGCTGTACCCCCCCGTGCCAGACCAGGCCCCCAAAACCCTCACTCCTCTGCAGGAGAAGCTGATGAAGAAGCTTGGGGAGAATGCCTACCCCTTCACATTTGAG atTGCCACCaacctgccctgctccatcacCCTCCAGCCCGGGCCAGATGATGTGGGAAAG GCCTGTGGCGTGGACTTCGAGGTCAAAGGATTTTGTGCTGAAAATCTGGAGGAGAAAATTCACAAGAG GAACTCGGTGCGCCTCATCATCCGCAAGGTGCAGTTTGCCCCGCTGCAGACGGGGCCGGCCCCGAGAGCTGAGACCACCCGGCAGTTCATGATGTCAGACAAGCCTCTGCACCTCGAAGCTTCCCTGGACAGGGAG ATCTACTACCACGGAGACCCCATCAACGTGACCGTCAACATCAACAACACCACCAACAAGgttgtgaaaaaaattaagatctcag TGGATCAGATCACAGATGTGGTCCTGTATTCCCTGGATAAATACACGAAGACTGTGTGCACCGAGGAGATAAA TGAGACTGTGGCCGCCAATTCCACCTTCTCCAAAACGTACTCGGTGACCCCCCTGCTCTCCTCGAACCGCCAGAAGCGAGGCCTCGCTCTCGACGGCAAACTCAAGCACGAGGACACCAACCTGGCCTCCACCACCAT CCTGAGACCTGGCATGGACAAGGAGGTGCTGGGTATCCTGGTGTCCTACAAAGTGAAGGTCAACCTGGTGGTGTCCCGAGGAGG CATCCTGGGGGATCTCACTGCCAG tgATGTTGGGGTGGAGATGCCTGTCATCCTCATGCACCCGAAGCCTGATGACT CTAAGCCAAG GAG CGAGGAGGACATTGTCATCGAGGAATTTGCTCGCCAGAAGCTCAAGGGGGAGAAGGATGATGAAGATGAGAAGGAGGAAGCTGAGAAAGAGGAGAGCTAA